One stretch of Vibrio kanaloae DNA includes these proteins:
- a CDS encoding TRAP transporter large permease encodes MFDLSSIGIAWGSLLMLVMMIGLLLTGMQLAFVTGFVAIFFTLCWFGPDALPLIASRTYSFASGYVFLAVPMFVLMAALLDRSGIARDLFDAMKSVGRKVRGGVAVQTLLVAVLLASMSGVIGGETVLLGILALPQMLRLGYDRKLAIGTTCAGGALGTMLPPSIVLIIYGMTASVSIGDLFKASFLPAFILAGCYIGYVLIRCKLNPSLAPIPSDDETEENISNQPSYFKALFFPLLSVATVLGSIYTGIASVTEASALGVVGIMISALIRGELNFNMLKESAMATMRTCGMIMWIGIGASALVGIYNLMGGIDFVEETILALSGGNATVTLLIMMAILLVLGMFLDWVGVALLTMPIFVPIITGLGFDPVWFGVVFCLNMQVSFLSPPFGPAAFYLKSVAPKDISLGEIFTSLLPFIALQVLVLGLVIIFPQLALWWQ; translated from the coding sequence ATGTTTGATTTATCTTCTATTGGTATCGCATGGGGCAGCTTGCTCATGCTGGTTATGATGATTGGTTTGCTACTCACTGGTATGCAGCTAGCGTTCGTAACAGGCTTTGTCGCGATTTTCTTCACTCTATGCTGGTTTGGCCCTGATGCCTTGCCTTTGATTGCGAGCCGTACTTACAGCTTCGCTTCTGGTTATGTATTTCTTGCAGTTCCAATGTTTGTATTAATGGCCGCTTTACTAGACCGTTCTGGTATCGCGCGTGATTTGTTTGATGCCATGAAATCTGTCGGCCGTAAGGTTCGCGGTGGCGTTGCGGTACAAACGTTATTAGTCGCGGTTTTATTGGCTTCAATGTCGGGCGTTATCGGTGGTGAAACGGTACTACTTGGTATTCTCGCTTTGCCTCAGATGCTTCGTTTGGGTTATGACCGTAAGCTTGCTATCGGTACAACCTGTGCGGGTGGTGCATTAGGTACCATGCTTCCACCAAGTATTGTATTGATCATCTACGGTATGACAGCCAGCGTATCGATTGGTGACTTGTTTAAAGCATCTTTTTTACCAGCGTTTATTCTTGCGGGTTGTTACATCGGCTACGTATTGATTCGTTGTAAGCTAAACCCTTCTCTCGCGCCTATTCCAAGTGATGATGAGACTGAAGAAAACATCTCAAATCAGCCTAGCTACTTCAAGGCTTTGTTTTTTCCACTGCTTTCAGTCGCAACGGTTTTGGGCAGTATCTACACAGGTATTGCTTCAGTAACAGAAGCTTCTGCTTTGGGGGTCGTTGGTATCATGATCAGTGCACTGATCCGTGGCGAACTGAACTTCAACATGTTGAAAGAGAGTGCCATGGCAACCATGCGTACCTGCGGCATGATCATGTGGATTGGCATCGGTGCAAGTGCACTGGTAGGTATCTACAACTTGATGGGCGGTATTGATTTTGTTGAAGAAACCATCCTTGCCCTAAGTGGCGGCAACGCAACAGTAACGCTGCTAATCATGATGGCTATCTTGTTGGTTTTAGGCATGTTCCTTGATTGGGTCGGTGTGGCGCTTCTAACAATGCCAATCTTCGTTCCAATCATTACAGGCCTTGGTTTTGACCCGGTTTGGTTTGGTGTTGTGTTCTGTCTCAACATGCAGGTGTCTTTCTTGTCGCCACCGTTTGGCCCTGCGGCATTCTACCTAAAATCGGTCGCACCAAAAGACATCAGCTTGGGCGAGATATTTACCTCACTACTGCCGTTCATTGCACTTCAAGTCTTGGTTCTGGGGCTGGTTATTATCTTCCCTCAGCTAGCACTTTGGTGGCAATAA
- a CDS encoding putative 2-aminoethylphosphonate ABC transporter ATP-binding protein: MSNQTYLNIENVVKQFGQFTALKDISLSIDKGEFVCFLGPSGCGKTTLLRAIAGLDLPTSGSIEQNGNDTTFLPPEKRDFGIVFQSYALFPNLTVEENIAIGLKNQGMSTKEALETVESWLETIGLPTSAQKFPNQLSGGQQQRVALARALALSPGLLLLDEPLSALDAKVRTHLRDEICQLQRKLGITTIMVTHDQDEALTMADRIVVMNHGVIEQVGAPQEIYQKPVSRFVAEFVGSMNFIQASVAAQGKMRIAESMLPLPGLDNLTPNLGDVFDIAVRPEQIQFVDRFSESLPVRIVSSEFLGAFYRVECQLQHDSTAKEIIVDVPVKEFNRLKLRRSDIRYVAFDQEGLRAYPSKSLQVMKDEAA, translated from the coding sequence ATGAGCAACCAAACTTATTTGAATATTGAAAACGTTGTAAAACAATTTGGCCAATTTACAGCGTTAAAAGACATCTCCCTATCGATAGATAAAGGCGAGTTCGTCTGTTTCCTTGGCCCGTCTGGCTGCGGAAAAACCACCTTATTACGTGCGATTGCAGGTTTAGACTTACCAACTTCTGGTTCTATCGAGCAAAACGGTAACGACACAACCTTCTTACCGCCAGAAAAGCGCGACTTTGGCATTGTGTTCCAATCTTATGCTCTGTTCCCAAATCTCACGGTGGAAGAAAACATTGCGATTGGCCTTAAAAACCAAGGTATGTCGACCAAAGAAGCCCTTGAAACGGTGGAATCTTGGTTAGAAACCATCGGTTTACCAACGTCTGCTCAAAAATTCCCGAATCAGCTGTCTGGAGGACAACAGCAGCGTGTGGCTTTGGCTCGTGCTTTGGCTTTGTCTCCAGGCTTGCTACTGCTTGATGAACCACTGTCTGCATTGGATGCAAAAGTACGAACACACTTGCGGGACGAGATCTGTCAATTGCAACGTAAGCTGGGTATCACCACTATTATGGTGACGCACGACCAAGATGAAGCCTTGACCATGGCCGACCGTATTGTGGTAATGAATCATGGAGTTATCGAGCAAGTCGGTGCACCGCAAGAGATCTACCAAAAACCAGTGAGCCGTTTTGTGGCTGAGTTTGTGGGCAGTATGAATTTCATTCAAGCTTCTGTTGCAGCTCAAGGTAAGATGCGTATTGCTGAGTCAATGCTGCCGTTACCTGGCTTAGATAATCTCACGCCAAACCTAGGTGATGTTTTCGATATTGCCGTTCGTCCAGAGCAAATCCAGTTTGTTGATCGTTTTAGTGAATCCTTGCCAGTGAGAATCGTATCAAGCGAATTCTTAGGGGCGTTTTATCGTGTTGAGTGTCAATTGCAACATGACTCAACGGCGAAAGAGATCATTGTTGATGTACCCGTCAAAGAGTTCAACCGATTGAAGCTGCGTCGCAGTGATATCCGTTACGTGGCGTTTGATCAAGAAGGCCTGAGAGCTTACCCATCGAAAAGCTTGCAAGTGATGAAAGACGAGGCGGCGTAA
- the gntR gene encoding gluconate operon transcriptional repressor GntR: MSNKKKRPTLQDVANLVGVTKMTVSRCLRDPCQVSEVLRDKINAAVDELGYIPNRAPDILSNAKSNAIGVLVPSLTNQVFAEVIRGIEQVTAPAGYQTMIAHYGYSPELEEQSIASLLSYNVDAIILSENVHTDRARKMLQTVSIPVIEIMDSVSPRIEQAVGFDNFEAARAMTKTILDRGRTNIAYLAARMDERTRLKMAGYEHAMQEADKVPVTLQTEDASSFTLGAKLIGDLLEKHPEVNGIFCTNDDLAIGAFYECVRRGIQVPEQMAIAGFHGHDITVAMTPRLATVVTPREQIGKVAAQQVVARLQGNKEWVAKLDLGYEIEIGESI, encoded by the coding sequence ATGTCGAATAAGAAAAAACGCCCTACATTACAAGATGTTGCCAACCTAGTTGGCGTAACTAAAATGACGGTGAGTCGCTGTTTACGTGATCCTTGTCAGGTATCAGAGGTTTTACGAGACAAGATTAACGCAGCAGTCGATGAGTTGGGTTATATCCCTAATCGTGCCCCAGATATTCTTTCTAACGCCAAAAGTAATGCGATTGGCGTTTTGGTTCCCTCATTAACCAACCAAGTTTTCGCTGAAGTGATCCGTGGTATTGAGCAAGTGACGGCACCAGCAGGTTATCAAACCATGATTGCCCACTATGGCTATAGCCCTGAGTTGGAAGAGCAGAGCATTGCTTCGCTGCTTTCTTACAACGTTGATGCGATTATCTTGTCAGAAAACGTTCACACCGATAGAGCTAGAAAAATGCTGCAAACGGTCTCGATCCCGGTGATTGAAATCATGGATTCGGTGTCTCCAAGGATTGAACAAGCGGTTGGCTTTGATAACTTCGAAGCCGCTAGGGCGATGACTAAAACCATACTCGACAGAGGGCGGACGAATATCGCTTATTTAGCTGCTCGTATGGATGAGCGTACTCGCTTAAAAATGGCAGGCTATGAACATGCGATGCAAGAGGCCGATAAAGTGCCAGTAACACTGCAAACAGAAGACGCGTCCTCGTTTACTCTAGGCGCTAAATTGATTGGCGATTTACTCGAGAAGCACCCTGAAGTGAACGGTATCTTTTGTACTAACGATGACTTAGCTATTGGTGCTTTCTACGAGTGTGTAAGGCGTGGTATTCAAGTACCTGAACAGATGGCGATTGCAGGTTTCCATGGACACGACATCACAGTGGCGATGACGCCTCGTTTAGCTACGGTGGTAACACCAAGAGAACAGATTGGTAAAGTCGCTGCGCAACAAGTGGTAGCGCGTTTACAAGGAAATAAAGAGTGGGTTGCGAAACTGGATCTTGGTTATGAGATTGAAATCGGTGAGAGTATTTAA
- a CDS encoding TRAP transporter substrate-binding protein, with protein sequence MKALTKTLIAASLTGLFATSAMAADFKLKIQSSDPSGDLNFKVQQKWAERVETMSNGRIDIDLLPVGAVVKHTETLGAIKMGILDGHITATGYFSGKDPAFGLIGNMVGAWSDTTQLLQYMNYGGGNELMTELYKPYGVQFVGASTTGVESFISKKPIDGVADLKGLKLRAPEGLVQQVFAAAGATPVNLPGSEVFTGLSKGVIDAADYTVFSTNQKAGMNDIATHPVQPGFHSLPLIDISVSQKKWDKMPVDLQTILQTSVRDFSYDMTTQLKMADQAAVKEAQANPEITIHDWSQEERKKFREIAKGQWKVFAERSDNAGKVYTSVTVFLEENGLL encoded by the coding sequence ATGAAAGCTCTGACTAAAACGCTGATCGCTGCTTCCCTCACTGGCCTATTTGCTACTTCAGCAATGGCTGCAGACTTCAAACTTAAGATTCAATCTTCAGATCCATCTGGTGATTTGAACTTCAAGGTTCAGCAGAAATGGGCTGAGCGCGTAGAAACGATGTCTAACGGACGTATCGACATTGATCTTCTTCCTGTAGGCGCTGTGGTTAAGCACACTGAAACGCTAGGCGCGATCAAAATGGGCATCTTAGATGGTCATATCACAGCAACGGGTTACTTCTCTGGTAAAGATCCAGCATTCGGCCTAATCGGTAACATGGTGGGTGCATGGTCAGACACAACACAACTGCTTCAGTACATGAACTACGGTGGCGGTAACGAACTAATGACTGAGCTTTACAAGCCTTACGGTGTTCAGTTCGTTGGTGCTTCAACAACAGGTGTTGAATCTTTCATTTCTAAAAAGCCAATTGACGGTGTTGCGGATCTTAAAGGTCTTAAATTGCGTGCGCCTGAAGGCTTAGTACAACAAGTGTTTGCAGCAGCGGGTGCGACTCCAGTAAACCTTCCGGGTTCTGAAGTATTTACCGGTCTAAGCAAGGGCGTAATTGATGCCGCGGACTATACGGTATTCTCTACAAACCAAAAAGCGGGCATGAACGACATTGCGACCCACCCAGTTCAACCGGGTTTCCATTCGCTACCGTTAATCGATATCTCTGTTTCTCAAAAGAAATGGGACAAGATGCCTGTGGATCTACAAACGATTCTACAAACATCCGTACGTGATTTCTCTTACGACATGACGACTCAGCTAAAAATGGCTGATCAAGCAGCAGTTAAAGAAGCACAAGCGAATCCAGAAATCACAATTCATGACTGGTCTCAAGAAGAGCGTAAGAAGTTCCGTGAAATTGCAAAAGGTCAATGGAAAGTATTTGCAGAGCGCTCTGACAACGCAGGGAAAGTTTACACTTCCGTTACCGTGTTCCTAGAAGAAAACGGCCTACTGTAA
- a CDS encoding putative 2-aminoethylphosphonate ABC transporter permease subunit: MMQSNLLFQRRVQPFLARLSKDNVILFGLLAFLSVVMTLFILMPLWAMLKKSVQNADGEFVGLQNFATYFASQSLWLSVGNTFTLGLLVTVVVGVLAFGYAYALTRSCMPFKGLFQVLGSAPILAPSLLPAISLIFLFGNQGITKEVLGGNSVYGLIGISLGLIFWTFPHALMILTTSLRTSDARLYEAARALNTSSLKTFFMVTLPAAKYGLISTLIVVFTLVVCDFGVPKVIGGSYNVLSTDIFKQVVGQQNFSMGAVTSILLLLPALLAFTVDRWVQKKQKSLFDTRSVAYQPEPSTLRDGLCFLYCTIISAAVVIVLGMAIYGSMVTFWPWNKTLTLNNYNFAEMSTYGWTPFFNSLTLGAWTAIIGTVLIFLGAYCIEKGRAFGPVRQAMQMLSVVPMAVPGMVLGLGYIFYFNDLSNPLNFLYGTMAFLVINTVVHYYTVGHMTALTALKQLPEEIEATAASVNLPQYKLFFKVTVPVCLPAILDIATYLFINALTTTSAVVFLYSTDTIPASVSVLNMDDAGQTGAAAAMAVMIMISAASAKLIHMLINKLFEKRTQAWRKR, from the coding sequence ATGATGCAATCTAATCTGCTATTTCAACGACGAGTACAACCTTTTCTGGCTCGGTTAAGCAAAGACAACGTAATTCTGTTTGGGCTGTTGGCATTTTTGTCTGTAGTCATGACGCTGTTTATCCTGATGCCATTGTGGGCAATGTTGAAAAAGAGTGTTCAGAACGCAGACGGCGAATTTGTAGGTTTACAGAATTTCGCAACGTATTTTGCGTCTCAAAGCTTATGGCTGTCGGTAGGTAATACGTTCACGCTCGGGTTGTTAGTGACCGTTGTTGTGGGGGTATTAGCGTTTGGTTATGCCTATGCTTTGACTCGTTCATGCATGCCTTTTAAGGGCCTTTTTCAAGTGCTGGGTTCTGCGCCTATTCTTGCTCCGTCACTGCTTCCTGCAATCAGTTTGATCTTCTTATTTGGCAACCAAGGTATCACTAAAGAAGTCTTGGGTGGTAACTCGGTTTATGGCTTGATTGGTATATCACTCGGCTTGATATTCTGGACGTTTCCACACGCCTTGATGATTCTGACCACCTCGTTAAGAACCTCTGACGCTCGTCTTTATGAGGCAGCTCGTGCCCTCAATACTTCATCATTAAAAACCTTTTTCATGGTGACGCTACCTGCGGCAAAGTATGGTTTGATCAGCACGCTGATCGTTGTGTTTACGCTGGTGGTTTGTGACTTTGGTGTGCCAAAGGTGATTGGTGGTAGCTACAACGTGTTATCGACGGACATCTTTAAGCAGGTGGTTGGTCAACAGAACTTCTCTATGGGTGCGGTAACCAGTATCTTGTTGCTATTGCCTGCGTTGCTTGCGTTTACAGTGGATCGCTGGGTTCAAAAGAAACAGAAGAGCTTGTTTGATACTCGTTCTGTCGCGTACCAACCTGAACCTAGCACGTTACGTGATGGCTTATGTTTCCTTTACTGCACGATCATCTCTGCTGCTGTGGTTATCGTATTGGGCATGGCGATATACGGATCTATGGTCACCTTCTGGCCTTGGAATAAAACGTTAACGCTAAATAATTATAACTTCGCAGAGATGAGTACTTATGGTTGGACGCCATTTTTCAACTCTTTAACACTCGGCGCTTGGACTGCAATTATCGGTACAGTGCTGATTTTCCTAGGTGCGTACTGCATTGAGAAAGGCCGCGCCTTCGGTCCTGTTCGTCAAGCAATGCAGATGCTCAGTGTTGTACCGATGGCCGTCCCGGGTATGGTGTTAGGCTTAGGATACATCTTCTACTTTAATGATTTGAGTAACCCACTCAACTTCTTGTATGGCACGATGGCGTTCTTGGTGATTAATACCGTGGTTCACTACTACACGGTAGGGCACATGACGGCATTAACCGCATTAAAACAGCTACCAGAGGAAATAGAGGCAACGGCGGCTTCGGTAAACTTACCGCAATATAAGCTGTTCTTTAAAGTGACGGTGCCGGTTTGTTTGCCTGCGATTTTAGATATTGCGACATACCTGTTTATTAATGCACTTACCACGACATCTGCGGTAGTATTCTTGTATTCTACCGATACGATACCTGCGTCAGTTTCAGTACTGAATATGGACGATGCGGGTCAAACGGGTGCAGCAGCAGCCATGGCAGTGATGATCATGATATCAGCAGCGAGTGCGAAGTTGATTCATATGCTAATCAACAAGTTATTTGAGAAGCGCACCCAAGCTTGGCGCAAACGCTAG
- a CDS encoding gluconokinase has translation MKSKKILVMGVSGCGKSLIGSRIAEALTLQFFDGDDFHPQSNVEKMRQGIPLTDDDRQGWLETLNKQYIEQPSAVIACSALKPQYRDILRNNNEDLVIVYLQGSFDTIWNRHKARENHYFNGQEMLKSQFETLVEPDLDEALFVDISQDVEQVVESAVKQIKQIG, from the coding sequence ATGAAAAGCAAAAAAATACTCGTGATGGGCGTATCTGGATGCGGAAAAAGCCTGATTGGTAGCCGTATCGCAGAAGCATTAACGCTCCAGTTTTTTGATGGCGATGATTTCCATCCGCAAAGCAATGTAGAAAAGATGCGTCAAGGTATTCCACTGACAGACGACGATCGTCAAGGATGGCTGGAAACACTGAATAAGCAATATATCGAACAACCAAGTGCAGTGATTGCTTGCTCGGCACTAAAGCCGCAATACCGCGATATTTTGCGCAACAACAATGAAGATTTAGTGATTGTGTACCTACAGGGCAGTTTCGATACGATTTGGAATCGTCACAAAGCTCGTGAAAATCATTATTTTAATGGTCAAGAGATGTTGAAAAGCCAGTTTGAAACCTTGGTTGAACCTGATCTAGATGAAGCGTTATTTGTCGATATCTCACAAGATGTCGAGCAAGTAGTAGAAAGTGCAGTTAAACAAATTAAGCAGATAGGCTAA
- a CDS encoding TRAP transporter small permease subunit, which translates to MTDKIPHAPAENDEKPRNGLDRLIIKFSNLVSWLFIFTVLISFYEVVMRYAFDAPTTWVHETASFIGGSLFIIGGIYAFAADKHVRVVLIYDSVSNQTRKYLNLVHHIVGLAFAGMLAYAAYFTAEEAWFAPWGEFRLETSGSVLNAPYPALLKGLIFVVLCVLVVQFVLHLIQELMGLRKNDDV; encoded by the coding sequence ATGACAGACAAAATCCCTCACGCACCAGCAGAAAACGATGAAAAGCCAAGAAACGGGCTTGATCGTCTTATCATAAAATTCAGTAACTTAGTTAGCTGGCTGTTCATCTTCACTGTATTGATCTCATTTTACGAAGTTGTGATGCGCTATGCATTTGATGCCCCGACCACATGGGTACACGAAACGGCTTCATTTATCGGTGGTTCTCTATTCATTATCGGCGGCATCTACGCTTTCGCAGCTGATAAGCATGTACGTGTTGTTCTTATCTACGATTCAGTGTCTAACCAAACACGTAAGTACCTTAATCTTGTTCACCACATAGTTGGCTTGGCCTTTGCGGGCATGCTGGCTTACGCGGCTTACTTCACAGCAGAAGAAGCATGGTTTGCACCTTGGGGAGAGTTTCGCTTAGAGACATCAGGCTCAGTGTTAAACGCGCCTTATCCAGCGCTGTTGAAAGGCCTGATCTTTGTCGTTTTGTGTGTTCTTGTTGTCCAGTTTGTATTGCACCTAATCCAAGAGTTGATGGGTCTAAGGAAGAATGACGATGTTTGA
- the phnR gene encoding phosphonate utilization transcriptional regulator PhnR, with protein MQYVKIKDVIVEQIESGMLTPRQKLPAERKLAESFDTTRVTLREALSSLEAEGRIYREDRRGWFISPAPLRYNPTQTLNFTNMALSQNRKPKTELVAAKGMLATKEATKLLGLQPFSDVYRVDRVRYLEDRPVVYVTNYIRPELFPNLLDYDLSKSLTDIYREHFGVVYQKIRYRVSTTSLLGETAQALRATSGSPAMVVERVNYNQNGDLIDCDIEYWRHDAISIESIAQLER; from the coding sequence GTGCAGTACGTAAAAATCAAAGATGTCATTGTAGAGCAGATAGAGTCGGGGATGTTAACGCCACGACAGAAGCTGCCTGCAGAACGTAAACTGGCTGAGTCGTTTGATACGACACGAGTTACGTTACGCGAAGCCTTGTCTTCACTTGAAGCGGAAGGACGCATTTATCGAGAAGACCGTCGTGGTTGGTTTATCTCGCCGGCGCCGCTTCGCTACAACCCGACACAAACATTGAATTTCACCAACATGGCTCTCTCGCAGAATCGTAAGCCAAAAACAGAGTTAGTAGCAGCGAAAGGAATGTTAGCAACCAAGGAAGCAACTAAGCTTCTTGGGCTTCAACCTTTTTCAGATGTTTATCGTGTCGATAGAGTTCGCTACCTTGAAGACAGGCCTGTTGTGTATGTGACCAACTACATTCGACCAGAGCTGTTTCCTAACTTGCTCGATTATGACTTGTCCAAATCACTGACGGACATCTACCGCGAACACTTTGGTGTGGTGTATCAGAAGATCCGTTACCGTGTGAGTACAACGTCTTTGCTGGGTGAAACTGCACAAGCTCTGCGTGCGACTTCGGGTTCTCCTGCAATGGTGGTTGAGCGCGTTAACTACAATCAAAATGGCGATTTGATTGACTGTGATATTGAGTATTGGCGTCATGACGCGATCAGTATTGAGTCGATAGCGCAGCTAGAGCGTTAG
- the gndA gene encoding NADP-dependent phosphogluconate dehydrogenase: MTQIKNDIAMIGLGVMGKSLALNLLDNGFNVAGFDLNADNIERASSEAKQLNESFDGKGQFTKGTSLEHVLQGLAKPRVIALSVPAGKPVDIVVNNLLDAGLESDDIVIDTGNSLWTDTETREQNYKGKLRFFSTAVSGGEEGARVGPALMASGDQSAWQYVKPMWEAIAAKVDANGLPVAQFEAGEACAAYVGPSGTGHYVKMVHNGIEYADMQLICEVYQFMRDVLDMPAQEIGQVFEQWNNGVLNSYLMEISADILQHEDVVTGKPFVEVVLDKAGQKGTGLWTAVNSLQEGCPTPTIAQAVYARAMSGQKSQRVQGSQLLKGNIADANLLDKTEVISELHDALYCAKLSVYAQGFDLLKTASDKEGWNLDFTQIAKIWRAGCIIRAAFLQSITAAYQQNNELANLLFDEAFIKQVEERELAWRIAVANSALFGVSMPGISSALSYFDSLRCEVLPANLLQAQRDYFGSHTYARVDREEADKFHVTWSQSPRTEVKVNT, from the coding sequence ATGACTCAGATAAAAAATGACATCGCTATGATTGGCTTAGGGGTGATGGGTAAGAGCTTAGCACTCAACCTGCTCGATAATGGATTTAACGTTGCTGGTTTTGATTTAAACGCTGACAACATTGAGCGTGCGAGTTCAGAAGCAAAGCAGCTTAATGAATCCTTTGACGGTAAAGGTCAGTTCACCAAAGGCACGAGTCTTGAACATGTGTTGCAGGGCTTAGCAAAACCGCGTGTAATCGCACTGTCGGTTCCTGCTGGAAAGCCCGTTGATATCGTTGTGAATAATCTGCTTGATGCCGGTTTGGAGAGCGACGACATTGTTATCGATACGGGTAACAGCTTATGGACTGATACCGAGACACGTGAACAGAATTATAAAGGTAAGCTCCGTTTCTTCAGCACCGCCGTTTCTGGTGGTGAAGAAGGCGCTCGTGTTGGCCCAGCGCTCATGGCCAGTGGTGACCAATCGGCTTGGCAATATGTGAAACCGATGTGGGAAGCGATTGCTGCAAAAGTGGATGCTAATGGACTACCGGTTGCTCAGTTTGAAGCGGGTGAAGCGTGCGCGGCGTATGTTGGTCCTTCTGGCACAGGGCACTATGTGAAAATGGTACACAACGGTATTGAATATGCCGACATGCAGCTAATTTGTGAAGTTTACCAGTTTATGCGTGATGTGCTTGATATGCCAGCTCAAGAGATTGGACAAGTCTTTGAGCAATGGAACAACGGTGTACTTAATAGTTACCTGATGGAAATCAGTGCCGATATTCTTCAGCATGAAGATGTAGTGACGGGTAAGCCATTCGTTGAGGTCGTGCTAGATAAAGCTGGACAGAAAGGCACGGGATTGTGGACGGCGGTTAATAGCCTTCAAGAAGGTTGCCCAACGCCAACCATTGCACAAGCGGTTTACGCGCGTGCGATGAGCGGTCAAAAATCACAACGTGTCCAGGGAAGTCAGCTTTTAAAAGGTAATATTGCTGATGCAAACCTGTTAGATAAAACAGAAGTGATTTCTGAACTTCACGATGCTCTGTATTGCGCCAAACTGTCCGTTTATGCGCAGGGCTTTGATTTGTTGAAAACAGCGTCAGACAAAGAAGGTTGGAACCTAGATTTCACTCAAATAGCAAAAATCTGGCGAGCGGGGTGTATTATACGTGCGGCTTTCTTGCAAAGTATTACAGCGGCTTACCAACAAAATAATGAGCTAGCGAACCTGTTGTTTGATGAGGCTTTCATCAAACAAGTGGAAGAGCGTGAGCTTGCTTGGCGTATCGCGGTAGCGAACTCCGCTTTGTTTGGTGTGTCGATGCCGGGGATAAGCTCAGCATTAAGCTACTTCGACTCTCTGCGCTGCGAAGTGTTACCTGCGAACTTGCTGCAAGCGCAGCGTGACTATTTTGGCTCCCATACCTATGCAAGAGTCGATAGAGAGGAAGCTGACAAATTTCACGTAACTTGGAGTCAGTCTCCAAGAACTGAGGTAAAAGTTAATACCTAA
- a CDS encoding EamA family transporter — MEFSAIIIVIISALLHAGWNVLGKSNQGSGASFFLASGFAAAAILTPYLIWYVYSVGFANITIPFWQLLFLSGICQIIYLIGLGIAYKQADIGVIYPMARALPVLMVGLGTVLIGYELSLNQWIGFALITLGCLFVPLKQFSELRLKAYLNLGVLWALIAAIGTTGYSLIDKEALLLLEPLSTLTITNKHTAIFYLGIQFWAIVIPLSIWLLVTNQRVEFANAWILRKKATLAGIMMASTYGLVLFAMTMTENVSLVVALRQVSIIFGVVMGIYFLKEKWHMTRGVGVVFIIAGLVISLN, encoded by the coding sequence ATGGAATTCTCTGCCATCATCATCGTGATTATTTCGGCTCTGCTGCATGCGGGTTGGAATGTTCTAGGTAAATCAAATCAAGGCTCTGGGGCCTCTTTCTTCTTAGCGTCTGGCTTTGCCGCTGCCGCGATTCTGACTCCCTATTTGATTTGGTATGTCTACAGTGTCGGGTTTGCAAACATCACAATTCCATTCTGGCAGTTGCTATTCTTGAGTGGCATTTGCCAAATCATCTATTTAATCGGCTTAGGCATCGCCTATAAACAGGCTGATATTGGTGTGATTTACCCAATGGCACGAGCGCTGCCTGTTTTAATGGTTGGTTTGGGGACCGTCTTGATTGGCTATGAGCTATCACTGAATCAATGGATTGGCTTTGCACTGATCACATTAGGCTGTTTGTTCGTTCCACTGAAACAATTCTCTGAGCTGAGACTTAAGGCTTATCTTAACCTTGGTGTGCTGTGGGCACTAATAGCCGCGATAGGTACCACGGGTTATTCCCTTATAGATAAAGAAGCACTTCTGTTATTGGAGCCGTTAAGCACGCTCACCATTACTAATAAACACACGGCGATATTTTACCTAGGTATTCAGTTTTGGGCGATCGTAATTCCGCTGAGTATTTGGTTGTTGGTGACCAATCAAAGAGTCGAGTTTGCGAATGCGTGGATACTACGCAAGAAAGCCACGCTTGCAGGCATTATGATGGCTTCGACTTATGGTTTGGTGTTATTTGCGATGACCATGACAGAGAACGTCAGCTTGGTGGTGGCACTTAGGCAAGTAAGCATCATCTTCGGCGTCGTGATGGGGATCTACTTTTTAAAGGAAAAGTGGCACATGACTCGCGGTGTAGGTGTTGTTTTTATCATTGCTGGCTTAGTTATCTCACTGAATTAA